A single window of Paenibacillus sp. FSL H8-0537 DNA harbors:
- a CDS encoding S-layer homology domain-containing protein has product MLKGLLGCLITVSLFFSLVPSNVIAAERKFGDTIASANGRVLAIQKDGSLWYWGKGTFNDSRGDQSPQRASKSKLMDDVIAVYGNWWSSFAIKSDHSLWSIQSDENDQGVTKPIKVMEGVREATASYDQVLVLKTDGTVWVKPVYADNKSFKQVMSGVKQISANLNCYYALKEDDSLWGWGDNYSGGLGIKTQEVDIIAPVKIMMDVKSVHGIGSNAFAIKKDSTLWGWGENEDGLLFTGKVETWAFKPYADGSQSIVKAQFTPVKLMSDVIKVDGRNHIAVIKKDHSLWTWGGNQEGQLGDGSTESRYTPQKVLDDVIDITAKAAFTFALKSDGTLMGSGSNGVGELALDTFDYDPHPTPIQIMDNVAIPYTTASFPSVWAKDDVSFAIKNKLLPLSMQSGYEKNITRGEFISLIVPLIETTTGKKLDTIINEKGLKLAEPFNDTDDNNILSIAAFGIITGVGDGRFNPNGLITREQASLILMKTSKFLGIGSENRVDSNKSFTDHNQIAVWAEESVYFCIRHEVMKGTGNNNFSPKSHYTREMSIITIVRLYGQISGQVT; this is encoded by the coding sequence TGTCTTATTACTGTATCGCTTTTTTTCTCTCTAGTTCCTTCTAATGTAATCGCGGCAGAAAGAAAATTCGGGGATACGATTGCTAGTGCCAACGGACGTGTACTTGCAATCCAAAAAGATGGGAGTCTATGGTATTGGGGAAAGGGCACATTTAATGATTCTAGAGGTGATCAATCTCCTCAACGAGCAAGCAAATCCAAATTAATGGATGATGTCATAGCCGTATATGGGAATTGGTGGAGTAGTTTTGCCATTAAATCAGATCACAGTCTATGGTCTATACAAAGTGATGAAAACGACCAAGGCGTTACAAAACCCATTAAAGTAATGGAGGGGGTTCGAGAAGCTACTGCTTCGTACGATCAAGTGTTAGTACTGAAAACAGACGGAACCGTTTGGGTAAAGCCAGTATATGCAGACAATAAGAGTTTCAAACAAGTTATGTCTGGAGTAAAACAAATCAGTGCAAATCTTAATTGCTATTATGCGTTGAAAGAGGATGACTCACTCTGGGGATGGGGAGATAACTATTCTGGCGGATTAGGAATTAAGACGCAAGAGGTTGATATAATCGCACCAGTTAAAATAATGATGGATGTAAAAAGTGTTCACGGGATTGGCAGTAACGCATTTGCAATTAAGAAGGACAGCACCCTTTGGGGTTGGGGCGAGAATGAAGACGGTCTCCTATTTACAGGTAAAGTAGAGACGTGGGCGTTTAAGCCCTATGCTGATGGAAGTCAAAGTATAGTGAAGGCACAGTTTACACCTGTTAAGCTTATGAGTGATGTTATAAAGGTCGATGGACGCAACCACATAGCTGTCATTAAAAAGGATCATAGTCTATGGACCTGGGGCGGTAATCAAGAAGGACAGTTAGGGGATGGCTCAACAGAGTCGCGCTATACACCTCAGAAAGTTCTCGATGATGTCATAGATATTACGGCAAAAGCGGCTTTTACGTTCGCATTAAAATCCGATGGTACCCTGATGGGCTCAGGATCTAATGGTGTGGGAGAATTAGCTCTTGACACATTCGATTACGATCCTCATCCTACACCTATTCAGATAATGGATAACGTCGCAATCCCTTATACGACGGCTTCCTTTCCGTCGGTTTGGGCCAAAGACGATGTATCTTTTGCGATTAAAAATAAACTATTACCTTTGTCGATGCAATCTGGATATGAAAAAAATATAACACGAGGCGAATTTATATCCTTAATTGTCCCATTAATAGAAACAACAACAGGCAAGAAATTAGATACGATCATCAATGAGAAAGGCTTGAAATTGGCAGAGCCCTTTAATGATACAGACGACAATAACATTTTAAGTATTGCTGCATTCGGTATTATTACTGGAGTTGGAGATGGTAGGTTTAATCCAAATGGTCTTATAACTAGAGAACAAGCGTCACTTATTTTAATGAAAACGTCAAAATTTCTCGGAATAGGCAGCGAGAATAGGGTAGATTCCAATAAATCCTTCACCGACCATAATCAAATAGCTGTGTGGGCGGAAGAATCAGTTTATTTTTGCATAAGACATGAAGTCATGAAAGGCACAGGGAATAATAATTTTAGCCCAAAGTCTCATTATACAAGAGAGATGAGCATAATTACGATCGTCCGATTGTACGGACAAATTTCAGGTCAAGTTACCTAA